A stretch of the Lycium ferocissimum isolate CSIRO_LF1 unplaced genomic scaffold, AGI_CSIRO_Lferr_CH_V1 ctg9490, whole genome shotgun sequence genome encodes the following:
- the LOC132046113 gene encoding uncharacterized protein LOC132046113 — translation MAPYEALYGRHCRSLICWFEPTEVELLGPDSVHEAIEKVNLIVQWLKTAQSRQKSYTDMRRRELEFSVGDKVFLKVSLMKEVMRFGKKGKLSPRFIGPYEIVRKIGTVAYELKLPSDMAMVHPVFHVLMLRLYKPDPSHVLNNEEIEINEGLTYEKKLVQILDRQVRRLRMKDVASVKVLWRNHNTEEATWEAEEDMKKTYPHLFPMA, via the coding sequence atggctccttatgaggctctttatgggaggcaTTGTCGGTCTCTAATTTGTTGGTTTGAACCAACTGAAGTGGAGTTGTTGGGTCCAGATTCAGTTCATGAAGCAATTGAGAAGGTTAATCTTATTGTGCAATGGCTCaagacagctcagagtcgacagaagtcctATACCGATATGAGGCGGCGTGAGCTAGAGTTTTCTGTCGGTGAcaaggtgttcttgaaagtgtcgctgATGAAGGAAGTAATgcgatttggtaaaaaggggaaaCTCAGTCCCCGTTTCATTGGCCCTTACGAGATTGTTAGGAAAATTGGAACGGTGGCTTATGAATTGAAattgccatccgatatggccaTGGTGCACCCTGTGTTTCACGTTTtgatgttgaggttgtacaaACCTGATCCTTCCCATGTGTTGAACAATGAAGAGATTGAAATTAATGAAGGGTTAACCTATGAAAAAAAACTAGTTCAGATTCTAGATCGTCAAGTTCGAAGGTTAAGGATGAAGGACGTGGCATCGGTTAAAGTGTTGTGGCGAAACCATAAtactgaggaagctacttgggaagcagaggaggacatgaagaagACATATCCCCACTTGTTCCCTATGGCAG